Within Dictyostelium discoideum AX4 chromosome 4 chromosome, whole genome shotgun sequence, the genomic segment TAAGAAGATCATCGAAATTAAAGTTATTTGAATTCATTATTGATTCCAATTCTTCAAAAGTAAAtgattcttcattatcatcattaacaattacatcatttgatttattttcattttcaattgtttgttcttgatgttgatgttctTCCTCAATTGCATGTTCTTCTTCATAATATTCTTCTTGGTGGTGTTgctcttgttcttgttcttgttgttgttcttgttcttgttcttgttgttgttgttgttcctCTTGAATTGGCTCTCGAGGTTGTTCTTGTTCATCATCATATTGTTCATAGTGTTGTTGATCTTCTTCATAATACTcctcttcttgttgttgaggttgttctTCAACAACGGGTAAATTAACAGGTTTTTCTGGAACTGGTGGCTTTGTTCTtgctggtggtggtggaggtggaGTTTTTTTTGGTGGATTATTATATTGTAATGAAACTGGTCTCTTAATTTGTGGTGAATcagttggtgatggtggtggtggaagAACTGAAATAtcaattggtggtggtgcatCTTGTGATGAAGTaagtgttggtggtggtggaagAACTGAACCAGATGGTGATAATGTAGTTTCAGAAGCTGTCGTTGTTGGTGGTTGTTTAATGAATGAtcttggtggtgttggtggtttTTTCAAAGTTTCAACTGGTGGTGGATTCAtttgttgtaataattgtGGTGAAACTGGTGGTGGTTCACTACTAGTTCTTGATAATATAGTAGAAGGTGGTGATAATGAACCAtccgttgttgttgttgttgttgttggtggtggttgatTTGGTGATTTTGCAATTGGTCTTTTTGCAACAGGTGGAGGTGGTGCTAATGTAGTTGGTGGTGCTGTTGATGTTgtagttggtggtggtactGATGGTCTACCTGGTGGTAAAGTTGGTTTATTAGATGGTGAAAGtttagtagtggtagttgaTTTTGGTGGTGGAATTGGTTTAGGATCGCCTGCTTTTGGTGGTGCTTTTGGTACAAATTGACTTGGAGCTGGTGATTTCTTTAATGCTGTTGGGGGTGGTGAttgaggtggtggtggtaaactATTACCACTACTTGATAATGCATTATGTGGTAATGAAGGTTGTAGTGGTGattttggtggtgatggtaaaACTGTATTATCACTACTagatgataatggtggtggtgcagCAACTGAACCATTTGCAACCTTTGGTGGAGGTTTTCTTTTTGCCATCATTGGTGCTGGTTTACCAGTGGCATTGGCAGAATTTACTGGTTTTAATTTTGCAATtgttggttgtggtggttctGGTACCACATCtccattactatttttattattattatttacatttggtGATGGTTTAGCAGCTATCTTTCTTTGTGGtggtaattttttatttgcagTATTttgactattattactattattattattattattattattattattattattattattagtcaTCATCATTGAAATTCTTTGTTTAGTTTGTTCTGGACTTGTATCATGGAAATGTTTAATGATTATGCCCAAAATTCTCATCATTGTTTCAGGTCTAGTCTCCCACATATCTTCACCAGTGATATTTACTAAATTAACACCTAAAACTTTTAAGAAACgtaaaatgatattattattttcaattatatgaatttttgttgttggtgttctattgaaatctttaattgataaaccaCTTAAACCTTCCAATAATAATGCCAAAACAcaaccattttttaaatctgatTCTAAATTTTCAATCTTTTCATTCTTTCCAAATTCAACTAATTTCTTATTAATCCAATCAATTATAACTGTTTGtgattgttctttttttggtgttgattttaaaattggtttctaaaaaaaaaaaaaaaggaaaataaaactattagtgttgtttttttttttttttttttttttttttggaaattaaattaaaataataatcatacaTTATCAggattatttctttttaaagcAATTTCATTCATTAATGGATTAATACCGAATGATCTTTGTGGTGCTCTATCTTCATCTGGAGTTGGTGGTGGATGTGATGGTGGACCTGAATCACCAACTGAAACACTTGTTTTTTGAGGTGTTGGTGGCAATCTAGATGGTGGTTTACTAGTAGTATTAGTTTGAGTTGATGCTGAAACACCatgtgttgttgttggtaatgATTCTTCACCCCATTTTACTGAatcctttttctttttgaagattaatttaaatttatctaaTTGGTTATCCTCTTcccattttttataaattgttcCTGGATTTTCTGTTTCTGCTATCTCTTGACATGTAATTCctaattcattttcattgtttgttgattttatcattttttttttttttttttttttttaaatggtaaaaataataataaagaaataaatggaaaaaaaaaaaaaattaatattaattttaaaaaaattaaaattattatgataatagtaaaaaaagaaaagaaaaaggaaaaaaaaaaaaaaaaaaaaaaaaaaaaaaaagggtggaatacaaaatcaaaagaaacaataaaataaaataaaataaaataaaataaaataaaataaaataactaaatatatatatagagaGAGGTGTGTGAGTGGGGGTGTAGATTTACAAaccattattttctttaaaagcAGTGTATAAAAGTAATTTATTGGTattctttgtttttaatgaaaCTTTAGTGAGTACTGATGCACAAACttgttttgttttatcaTCTTCGTTCACTCTTAAAGATTTATAACTGccatctttaaaaaaaactttaatcaCAACATCctgttaaattaaattaaattaaatatttaaaaataaattaatttaaacaataattaatatttcacctttttttttttttttttttaattatgtataaatttaaatctattcattaaaaattacATGTGCTACTTACTGTTGatccca encodes:
- a CDS encoding ras association domain-containing protein (Similar to RA); this encodes MGSTDVVIKVFFKDGSYKSLRVNEDDKTKQVCASVLTKVSLKTKNTNKLLLYTAFKENNGL